A window of Maniola hyperantus chromosome 17, iAphHyp1.2, whole genome shotgun sequence genomic DNA:
tccaggtcttaaaatatgcccatgcaaaaaatcacgtcgatccgttgctccgttgcaatgtgatagaaggacaaaccaacaaaccaacaaaccagcaaacaaacacactttcccatttataattatgggtagtgattgtaaACCGTGTGAACCAAGTGAATCGCCGGTGGTTCGGTCGAGATTTGTGTACTGCTTTTCTTCCATTTGCGAGGAAACAATTATCCAAATAAATGAATTCAAGAAAAATAGCAATTTGTATGGTTAGACAAGTAGAAAGTGTAAAGTTAAAATGCGTGTAGACACTAGTGGAATACGGTTCTGTAATATTTTAGACTCATTAATTTTCTAACGTAACCAGTTTTGTTGTAGCTAGCCATGCTTAAACATTATTtggaattaataatatttacagACTAATATTTATgcactagcgacccgctccggcttgGCACGGGTAGCTTAAAACAAGTtacgtagggatctctaattttttgaaaataaaatatagcctatgtcactcaggaataatgtagctttaaatattttaattaataatttaggtgaaataatttttcaaaatcggagtagttccagagattacttcctacaaacgaacttgcaaactttacctctttgtaatattaataataatagtaaagaTAATTAATTGATTGGTCTAAAAATACTTGTGATTATCGTAATAGAAAATTCCGTTTTTGTAAAGTAGCCACTGAACCCTAAATATATAATTGAATAACGGACGAAAGTGATTTTATAATtatcaattaataattaatgaatTCAAGGGGTCATTGGTCCGAGTTTTATCATAATGctcattttaatttatcatattaactatacttatttaattaactaaaataatattaattaaatataataggataaaaataaatcagtctaagtaggtacgttacacaaaaattcatactaatattataaatgcaaaagtgtggctgtctgtctgtcaatctgttggcttttcacagcctatccgATCAaactattttgatgaaatttggtacaaatatagtttgcatcccagggaaggtcataggaaagaaagaaagaaagaaagaaagaaaagacgtttattttccaaactgtgccacGCATAACATCGTCTAACTAAGAACTGgttaggctaatttttatcccggaaaatcaaagagttcccacgggatttttgaaaacctaaatccacgcggatgaagtcgcgggtatcatctagtaattaataattttattaccctGAAAGTTTAAATAATGATTATATTTTAGAGTACCTCGTAGATATTTTTCAATCATTATTTTAGTcccagcttttttttaaattcattataggcgcacgcttgacgcACGATTACAattcacacctgatgggaagtgatgatgtagcctaagatgggacgcatttgcctagaaggtgcctattcactcttgttttaaagatacccggattataattagcaggaaacactgatctaggaagagtattccagaccctagccatgcgtataaggaatgatgacgcaaagcgtttcgtacgcgaagatggaatgttgacgacataggggtggaaactcgcccggtgtcttgcggtacagTAGGTAGAAAGGAGAGGGAGGGATATTTTCGGAGGTGGAGGAAAACCCCCATGGATTGCATCTGGCAAGCCCGACACCACTGAGGATGTTGCGTagtggcctacggactaaaaaaccggccaagtgcgtgtcaggctcgcgcaacgaggattccgtactacagtcgtattttttcgacattttgcacaataaatcaaaaactatgatgcataaaaataaataaaaatctgttttagaatgcacaggtgaagccctttcatatgataccccacttgatatagttatcttacttcgaaaattgaaaatactaatttttagttcatgaccacaatttttttttgtgtgatgtaaccacaaattcacggttttcagattttccccctaatgtctgctataagacctacctacctgccaaatttcatgattctaagtcaacgggaagtaccctgtaggtttcttgacagaccgacagacagacagacagacagacaacaaagtgatcctataagggttccgtttttcttttgaggtacagaaccctaacaACCTCCTCCACTCTTCGTCATCTCCGCTCACAGCTTCCTGGGATCGCAAGAAGCATTACGTCAGAGGAGTGCTCCTAGTTTGGTTACTTTAAGTTCTCATCTGCTTGTGGCATCATAGTGACTGAAATGGACActtacaagtacgctggaagaggtgtgtcCGACCCACCGAGCGTATAGGGAGTTTGAATAGACACTGTGTATCAAAATGGTCTTGGTGTTGACATTAAGTTGACAAATGtctcatagaatagaatagaatagttttTTTTGCTGAATATGAGTACACAGGatgtttacaataaattataactaaGTGTAAGCGATCTTCATATTCTACTACATATCTAGCATGCAAATATTCAATACTttctattattagttttattatctttctttctttcttattcattactaacatttagttccgagtacgctcataATAtgtcactgctgctatcagaaCATAATTTTAAGGTTTTTATCCCCTTCCCTTTAGCTACACTATCAATTTCTGTTGTgtctttattaaatttttattttcctcGATTTGTAAGTCATCgtcatatttattttcaaagaaCCACATTAATTTGTAAATACTGCGATGTCCGAACTATGTGTACAAGTTTAACCAAAAAGTGAAATGGGGCATATAATAATGAGGACTACGGAACCACACTTTGTGTTTCCGTATCACACTTTAATTTCCACACACCATTATTTTTATCTCACCCAAAAAAACCATATAAAAGAACTGATTTCCCCAAAAACTCTACATTTAAATTTCGAGTACAATCGAACGTTGATTTCATAACCGATTTTCTTCTCTCCATTTTTCAAAATGAGACTGTACTTGTTCTTGGCGGCTCTAGTAGCAGCGGTTGTAATTACAGAATGCAAGCATACCTTCCTGGGGACCAACGTCCAGAGACAGAAGGTGTTCCATAAAAATGTGAAGTACGGCTCATATCTCTTCCAGAAACGGGTTGAGAAGCTGAAATTCAGCATGCCTAACAACTTCTATGGGCGGGCTATTCAGGTAAATTCAAACTTTACTtatctttgtttttatttcaccACACAAGAtgtaaattatgtacctattttaataaaaatttgcttATGAACCCAtaggctagtggttaggacgtccgccttctttcggagctcgggggttcgatcccgggcacgtagcTCTAACCTTTCGGTGttacttatgtgcgttttaattaattaacatttgctttaacggtgaaggaagacatcgtgaggaaacctgcatgcctgatagttctccacaatgttctcaaaggtgtgtgaagtctaccaattcgcacatggccagcgtggtaggtaaactatggccaaaacccttctcactctgagaagagacccgtactctgtattGAGcgggcgcggcgatgggttgatcatgatgatgaataaaaatttaatttatatcatCCCCGAAAAGTGAAATGTATGGGTCTACGCTGGACTTGACATCCGATTATGTACCCACCGccttccttttttttttttcttgtgaggAAAATCCAGAATtgataccaccggccacggggaTGCACAGTGGTTAGTTATGttggactcctaccgactaaaaacctcacgaagttccaccccaccgctaacgacggagcacaagggaccaacaacgcctcgttacttcgccagcggatgtccgccaTAGCAGACCCACTGGGTCACTACGTGTCTCCAAACACCGTCAGAGGCATGCtggaaccacagcacgccaaccaacccgAGGACCCGCCTTCCTGCTCCAACATCAGACCTAAATCCAATGAAAACAAACTCGTAGTTCAATAGGGtagaacattttaaattaaagtgggggttgaattttggtCCTCTATTACTATTTTTagcaaaaaaaagtaatttttcaaccttatattcaactagcttatgctcgcaacttcgtccgcgtagacttcaCTGAACCTCTAAAATagttacccccttaggggttgaattttcaaaaatcctttcttagcggatgcctacgccatcatagctatctgtatgccaaaattcagcccgatccgtccagtagtttgagctgtgcgttgatagatttggCGAGTGGCTATTAGATTGCACGGTGCGC
This region includes:
- the LOC117990315 gene encoding uncharacterized protein translates to MRLYLFLAALVAAVVITECKHTFLGTNVQRQKVFHKNVKYGSYLFQKRVEKLKFSMPNNFYGRAIQGILAYDKTKSGATANVTDGGLGFNYVTLRMKSERGREINYDVYIYA